From the Streptomyces sp. Tu 2975 genome, one window contains:
- a CDS encoding class I SAM-dependent methyltransferase: protein MPDREERFRVMLDMVEATVGPKPRVLDLACGTGSITDRLLARFPEATSTGVDLDPALLTIARGHFAGDQRVALVTADLKDPAWTASLPHTSYDAVLTATALHWLHSEPLAALYGQIGTVVRDGGVFMNADHMKDASTPRINAAERAHRHAGMERARDAGALDWAEWWALAAKDPVLAEPTAERFRIYGEHADGDTPSAQWHAEALRAAGFAEARPVWASPSDALVLALK, encoded by the coding sequence ATGCCCGACCGTGAGGAGCGGTTCCGGGTGATGCTGGACATGGTCGAGGCCACGGTCGGACCGAAGCCGAGGGTCCTCGACCTCGCCTGCGGTACGGGAAGCATCACGGACCGGCTCCTCGCGCGGTTCCCCGAGGCCACCAGCACCGGGGTCGACCTCGACCCCGCCCTGCTGACGATCGCCCGTGGCCATTTCGCCGGTGACCAGCGCGTCGCGCTCGTCACCGCCGACCTCAAGGACCCGGCATGGACGGCGTCCCTGCCGCACACCTCGTACGACGCGGTGCTCACCGCCACCGCGCTGCACTGGCTCCACAGCGAACCGCTCGCCGCGCTCTACGGGCAGATCGGCACTGTCGTCCGCGACGGCGGCGTCTTCATGAACGCCGACCACATGAAGGACGCGTCCACACCCCGTATCAACGCCGCGGAGCGGGCGCACCGGCACGCGGGCATGGAACGGGCCAGGGATGCTGGCGCCCTCGACTGGGCCGAGTGGTGGGCGCTCGCCGCAAAGGACCCGGTCCTGGCCGAGCCGACCGCGGAGCGGTTCCGCATCTACGGTGAGCACGCCGACGGTGACACCCCCTCCGCCCAATGGCACGCCGAGGCCCTGCGCGCGGCCGGCTTCGCCGAGGCGCGCCCGGTGTGGGCGTCGCCGTCGGACGCGCTGGTGCTGGCCCTCAAGTAG
- a CDS encoding ABC transporter substrate-binding protein, with amino-acid sequence MTASTKRRTTAAKSRIAAVSAIAVAGAMLLTACGDQTDSGAKESETKGNASAAPLNDKLPQAIRDKGVIKVGSDIAYAPMEFMDEGNKPAGVDIDIAKALGKVLGVEFQFENSTFDQLVLGMNNGRTDIVMSSMTDTKERQQGATEDAKGGADFVNYFKAGSAILVQKGNPEKVSTLDDLCGLTVAAQRGTANEALLKETQKKCGSDKIKEFISDQDSDSITQLQTKRADAVITDFPVALYNELNAGGGNLFEVVGEQIDAAPYGIAVSKKNTQLRDALQAAVQQIIDDGSYGEVLKEWKAENGAIEKATVNAGK; translated from the coding sequence ATGACCGCAAGCACCAAGCGCCGCACGACCGCCGCGAAGTCCCGCATAGCCGCGGTCAGCGCCATCGCGGTCGCCGGCGCCATGCTGCTGACCGCCTGTGGCGACCAGACGGACAGCGGCGCCAAGGAGTCGGAGACCAAGGGGAACGCTTCGGCCGCGCCGCTGAACGACAAGCTCCCCCAGGCGATCCGCGACAAGGGCGTCATCAAGGTCGGATCCGACATCGCTTACGCCCCGATGGAGTTCATGGACGAGGGCAACAAGCCCGCGGGCGTGGACATCGACATCGCCAAGGCCCTCGGCAAGGTCCTCGGGGTCGAGTTCCAGTTCGAGAACTCCACCTTCGACCAGCTTGTCCTCGGCATGAACAACGGCCGCACCGACATCGTGATGTCGTCGATGACGGACACCAAGGAGCGCCAGCAGGGCGCGACCGAGGACGCCAAGGGCGGTGCCGACTTCGTCAACTACTTCAAGGCCGGCTCCGCGATCCTGGTCCAGAAGGGCAATCCCGAGAAGGTCAGCACGCTGGACGACCTGTGCGGCCTGACGGTCGCCGCCCAGCGAGGCACGGCCAACGAGGCGCTGCTCAAGGAGACGCAGAAGAAGTGCGGCTCCGACAAGATCAAGGAGTTCATCTCCGACCAGGACTCCGACTCGATCACGCAGCTCCAGACCAAGCGTGCCGACGCGGTGATCACCGACTTCCCGGTCGCCCTCTACAACGAGCTGAACGCGGGCGGCGGCAACCTCTTCGAGGTCGTGGGCGAGCAGATCGACGCCGCGCCGTACGGCATCGCGGTGAGCAAGAAGAACACGCAGCTGCGTGACGCTCTTCAGGCGGCCGTCCAGCAGATCATCGACGACGGCTCATACGGCGAGGTGCTGAAGGAGTGGAAGGCCGAGAACGGCGCCATCGAGAAGGCAACGGTCAACGCCGGCAAGTGA
- the sodN gene encoding superoxide dismutase, Ni, which yields MLSRLFAPKVKVSAHCDLPCGVYDPAQARIEAESVKAVQEKYQANEDPHFRARATVIKEQRAELAKHHVSVLWSDYFKPPHFEKYPELHQLINDTLKALSAAKASTDPATGQKALDHIAQIDKIFWETKKA from the coding sequence ATGCTCTCCCGCCTGTTTGCCCCCAAGGTGAAGGTCAGCGCCCACTGCGACCTGCCTTGCGGTGTCTACGACCCGGCCCAGGCCCGCATCGAGGCGGAGTCGGTCAAGGCCGTCCAGGAGAAGTACCAGGCCAACGAGGACCCGCACTTCCGCGCCCGTGCCACGGTCATCAAGGAGCAGCGCGCGGAGCTCGCCAAGCACCACGTCTCGGTGCTCTGGAGCGACTACTTCAAGCCGCCGCACTTCGAGAAGTACCCGGAGCTGCACCAGCTCATCAACGACACCCTGAAGGCGCTGTCCGCCGCCAAGGCGTCCACGGACCCGGCGACCGGCCAGAAGGCCCTCGATCACATCGCCCAGATCGACAAGATCTTCTGGGAGACCAAGAAGGCCTGA
- a CDS encoding NADP-dependent malic enzyme — protein MAAEIVNPRSDSADTESADEPFDPAFALHRGGKMAVQATVPVRNKDDLSLAYTPGVAKVCTAIAERPELVHDYTWKSQVVAVVTDGTAVLGLGDIGPEASLPVMEGKAILFKQFGGVDAVPIALATTDADEIVETVVRLAPSFGGVNLEDISAPRCFEIERKLQERLDIPVFHDDQHGTAVVTLAALRNAAKLTGRTLGDLRAVISGAGAAGVAIAKFLLEAGLGDVAVADRKGIVSRDREDLTPVKRELAELTNRAGLSGSLENALAGADVFIGVSGGTVPEAAVASMAPGAFVFAMANPNPEVHPDVAHKYAAVVATGRSDYPNQINNVLAFPGIFAGALQVRASRITEGMKIAAADALAAVVGDALSADYVIPSPFDERVAPAVTAAVAAAARAEGVARR, from the coding sequence ATGGCAGCGGAGATCGTCAATCCTCGCAGCGACAGCGCCGACACGGAGAGCGCCGACGAGCCCTTCGATCCGGCGTTCGCACTGCACCGCGGCGGCAAGATGGCCGTCCAGGCCACCGTGCCGGTGCGGAACAAGGACGACCTGTCCCTCGCTTACACACCCGGCGTCGCCAAGGTCTGCACCGCCATCGCGGAGCGGCCCGAGCTCGTGCACGACTACACCTGGAAGTCCCAGGTCGTCGCCGTCGTGACGGACGGAACGGCGGTGCTCGGTCTCGGAGACATCGGACCGGAGGCATCCCTCCCGGTCATGGAAGGGAAGGCGATCCTTTTCAAGCAGTTCGGCGGCGTGGACGCGGTCCCGATCGCCCTCGCCACCACCGACGCCGACGAGATCGTCGAGACCGTCGTGCGTCTCGCGCCGTCCTTCGGCGGAGTGAACCTCGAGGACATCTCGGCACCCCGGTGCTTCGAGATCGAGCGCAAGCTCCAGGAGCGCCTCGACATCCCCGTCTTCCACGACGACCAGCACGGCACCGCCGTCGTGACCCTCGCCGCCCTGCGCAACGCCGCCAAGCTGACCGGGCGCACGCTCGGTGACCTGCGCGCTGTCATCTCCGGCGCCGGCGCGGCCGGTGTGGCGATCGCGAAGTTCCTGCTGGAGGCCGGTCTCGGCGACGTGGCGGTCGCCGACCGCAAGGGCATCGTCAGCCGTGACCGCGAGGACCTGACGCCGGTCAAGCGTGAGCTCGCCGAGCTCACCAACCGTGCGGGTCTCTCGGGCTCCCTGGAGAACGCGCTGGCCGGCGCGGACGTCTTCATCGGCGTCTCCGGCGGCACCGTGCCGGAGGCCGCTGTCGCGTCCATGGCGCCGGGGGCGTTCGTCTTCGCCATGGCCAACCCGAACCCGGAGGTGCACCCCGACGTCGCGCACAAGTACGCGGCGGTCGTGGCCACCGGCCGTTCGGACTACCCGAACCAGATCAACAACGTCCTCGCCTTCCCGGGGATCTTCGCGGGCGCGCTGCAGGTGCGGGCGTCCCGGATCACCGAGGGCATGAAGATCGCGGCGGCTGACGCGCTCGCCGCCGTCGTCGGTGACGCGCTCTCGGCCGACTACGTGATCCCCTCGCCCTTCGACGAGAGGGTCGCCCCCGCGGTGACCGCGGCGGTGGCCGCGGCAGCCCGGGCGGAGGGCGTCGCCCGCCGCTGA
- a CDS encoding amino acid ABC transporter ATP-binding protein: MSSQSTQPMVKAENVHKSFGHVKVLKGIDLEVAHREVFCLVGPSGSGKSTFLRCINHLEQINGGRLSVDGRLVGYREKGDKLYELKEKEVAAQRRDIGMVFQRFNLFPHMTALANVMEAPVQVKGESKAVARERALKLLDRVGLADKAKNYPTQLSGGQQQRVAIARALAMEPKLMLFDEPTSALDPELVGEVLDVMRGLAEDGMTMIVVTHEMGFAREVGDALVFMDDGVVVEAGHPREVLGNPQHERTKSFLSKVL, from the coding sequence ATGAGTTCCCAGTCGACGCAGCCGATGGTGAAGGCCGAGAACGTCCACAAGTCGTTCGGCCATGTGAAGGTCCTCAAGGGCATCGATCTCGAGGTCGCGCACCGTGAGGTGTTCTGCCTGGTCGGCCCGTCCGGATCCGGCAAGTCCACCTTCCTGCGGTGCATCAACCACCTGGAGCAGATCAACGGCGGCCGACTCTCGGTCGACGGGCGACTGGTGGGTTACCGCGAGAAGGGCGACAAGCTCTACGAGCTGAAGGAGAAGGAGGTCGCAGCGCAGCGCAGGGACATCGGCATGGTCTTCCAGCGCTTCAACCTCTTCCCGCACATGACGGCCCTCGCGAACGTCATGGAGGCTCCGGTCCAGGTCAAGGGCGAGTCGAAGGCCGTGGCCCGCGAGCGTGCGCTGAAACTGCTGGACCGGGTGGGGCTGGCCGACAAGGCCAAGAACTACCCGACCCAGCTCTCCGGCGGTCAGCAGCAGCGCGTCGCCATCGCCCGTGCGCTGGCGATGGAGCCGAAGCTGATGCTCTTCGACGAGCCGACGTCGGCCCTCGACCCCGAGCTGGTGGGCGAGGTCCTCGACGTCATGCGAGGCCTCGCGGAGGACGGCATGACGATGATCGTCGTGACCCACGAGATGGGCTTCGCCCGTGAGGTCGGCGACGCGCTCGTCTTCATGGACGACGGCGTGGTCGTCGAGGCCGGCCACCCGCGTGAGGTGCTCGGGAACCCGCAGCACGAGCGGACGAAGTCGTTCCTCTCGAAGGTGCTCTGA